In Podospora pseudocomata strain CBS 415.72m chromosome 4, whole genome shotgun sequence, the genomic stretch TGGAgctcacggtccacggtccagtatcggccaatcaggagcggaccgaggaccgtctgtaagtcaacggtccacggtccacttgtctatatatacggaggaactggctggtgtagatagacagttccgcagtatgcaattcacgcttgtattcacggtatcttgtgtttacattgagacatcttgttgtgcactgtttagctgcaccgaaccaggattattcagaagtgccttcaaccagtatccctttcagaggttctggataggggttcgtcacacggTTGGTTCGAGAAAGCATTTGAGTCCGGAATCCAGGAATCTGTTTTCTTCAACCTGGCATCCATTTTCTGCTCCCCAGCAAAGGGCGTAAAATGGCGTCCCTCACCCTTCCCTTCGATCCCGGCATGTCGAGCACCATCGCCAGAGCCGGTCGCCCTCGACACTCAACACCAGACACTCGCAACCTCAGacacccaaaccaaaacacTCAACGCCATCGCCATGCCAGGACGTTGCCAGCCACAGCCGCGTGACCGCAATGCCGATTTCGTCCGGCGGTTCACCGCGAAACAGCGAGCAGCCCACGACGACCAGGTTGCAAAACAGGCAAAAGCCCTCACGGCCGACCAACATGCCGCTTTCCGCAAGCAGCTCGAGATGGTTCACTTCCTTCCACCTGCCTATGCCGACGCGACCAAGATAAACATTGTCGGCATCCTGCGAAAATGGAAGAGGTAAATGGTTACATGCATCGTATTCTATCGACATTCATGCTAACGAACATACAGCTACTGTACCTTCAACCGCTTCCAAGACTGGCGAGATGCCGTCAAGGTCGCAACCCGAGCGACAGCAGTCAGTTTCCTCGAATATCTTTGTCAGACATACCGGATCGCGACGTGGGGGACGTCGTGGCAATATTTCCGCCAGTACAAGCAGCTATACACTATCGTCACAGGCCGCTATATGGACACGAACGACACCAAAGAAATCAAGAAGGTACGTCCTCCAGCCTCCACCCACCAATGTAATAGCTAACGCGCCTCGCAAGTGGCATGACGCCATCCTGGTTGCCAGGTATAAAATACGAGCGCCAAACATGCTCGGCAAGGACGTTGCGAACGTGGACACTTTGCTTGTCTTACTGACCTTCAATATCCAGTACGATACTGGCATCTTGCCCTGGGAGGGGCATCGCATCCAACTGCCAGGGTGCTACCTCGGCCTCGCCTTGACAGGAGCACGGCCGGCCGAGTGTGTGGACGGGGAGACGAAGACCGGCAAAGACGAGTACACGAAGGAGATCTTGTCCCAGATCGCCGCCACGAGCATCCCTTGCGACGTAGACGAGGCGCCCGACAAGGATTCCAGGCTGTTGGAAAGCATGATCTTGCAAGAGTTGGAGGGTCATGGCCGGCAAAAGGCGCTCTGTTACGAGGACATTTTACTGATGATCGTGTGCCATCCGGAAACCGGCGAGGACATCCTTGCCATGTACGTCAAACTTGCGCACCATAAGGGGATGGACAACAAGCCAAGGCCGTAAGTGACTGCCTTGTTGTTTGATATCTTAGATCTAACTATGTTTCCTCTAGGACAATCTTCTACTACTCCTACTAGGAGGTTGATCTTTTgtttcatcaccatcatcgtcagCCTTGCAGTACACGATCGTGCGTTTGCCGTATCGAAGTTTACCAGCGTGAGAGAGATCTTCTAGGCAAAGAACCGGGGGCCGGTCAAGTGTACCGCCTTACGCTGGAAAGAGAAATGGCTCAAGCGGCCCGTTTTCCTCCAGTATGACGAGCCCATTGTTGAGGGAGAATCCGACGAGGGAGAACCCGACGAGCGAGAGTATCGGCCTCTTCCGTACCACAGGCTACTCTACGACATGGAGCGGCAGTCGCTCGACGccggagaggagaagaagatcgaaCCAAAGGCCTGGCGTAGGGAAGCGGCCAACGCAGCGGACGGTAcgtcctctccatctccaggATAGCCTTGTTCTAACAGCGTGTAGGCAAGGCCTCGGATGCCGTTCGCGATCAGATTATGCGCCACGACCCGAAGTGGGTTACGTTCAACAGCGCATACATCAACGAGAAGGTCGGGTTCCATCTCCAGAATATAGTCTTGGACGAGCCGACCGAGGAGAGCCGACCGAGGACAGCCTTCTCGCGATGCTTTCATATATCGGCCTTATGCGCGACCCCCGCGCGAGCAAAGACATGGTTCCCGACGAGGTGTGGGAGCTGCTGCCGCCCGATCCGGTGATCGAAGCGCtaagggtggagagggcacGGCTCAAAGGCGGCCGGTACCGGATCAAGGGCTCGGAACACGAGGGCAGGATCCGAGAGCTAACCAAGCGAATCGCGaccaaggagcagaagctAAAGACGGCCGTCCAGCGAGATTACCGGAAGAATTACTTTTACAACCGCCCGACCTGGGACATGGAGGCCgacggggaagaggaggaggagtacgTCGAACCGGCCGTCGACCTGCAGATCCCCGAGCGCGCTCAGCTCGCCGAGATCCTCTGCGACCAGCCAGACAACTTGAGCTCCGCAGAGCTTCTCGAACTCCGCATCCAGGCTGCCAAGCTGATGGTCATTCTGTGCGGCAAACGGGAGCCGGCGAGGCCGGACCGCATCCGACGGAGGGCGCGTGCGGAGGTGCAGGCCGATCAACGACGAGGCCGGCTGACgacctcaaccaccaacaggAGACGCTATTCAAGGACAAAACGCTGAAAGGGCATGAAGGTCTCAGCAAAGCGAAAAGCTCGCTACTGGTCCAGAATCGAACCGGAGCCATAGGGCTCCGGGACTTCCTGTTCAAACAAGGAGTTCCAGAGGTACCAACACCTCAATGCGAGTGTGGGGGAAGGCGGGCTGGGTGCTGCTCGTCCAAGGTTCCTGCATGCCAATtatggccgaggaagagcagcaacGGAGGGCGTTGGCTGAACACTGCTACGTGTTAATATCCCAATGGCTCGCGAAGGCTCCTAGAGGCGGCGAGATTCGGTGTCGTTGAGGGAATGCTACCCAGTCGCCGAGGCCACAGATGAGCTGGCTTGGGGGCCGCCGTAGGCAAACTTTCACCTCCCACCGACGCAGGAACGCACATTGTCAGGCCATCATCCCTGGCCAATTTTCGGCTGGCGTTTGTCAACAAACGGACATGGATGCTCTACTGTCTTTTAAGCCTGTTTTCTTGCTATTTCCACATTGAGTTCTTAGGGATTTATCCTCAAATGTCACCGCTGGAAGTGTTTTGGTGCTTCTAGACGCTATATATAAGACACTTCTCAACTTGGAACCGTGTAGGAAGAGGCAAGTGTAGAAACTTCTCAAGTTGCTGCCTAGTAGGCTGGCAAGGCAGCCTGGATCGTTGGGTGCGGATGCGCCATGGTGCTGCCGCTGGCCGACAGACTTCACCTGACGGCTTGGTCAGAAAGATAACGTTGGACTTGTCCTATTAGCGTTAAAAATAGCCGGGATACTGCAGTAACAAACGGATATAAGACACACCGGTACTGCAAAACACATTCCATGGGTCAGAAGATTAAGACTCGATGTCTCGAATCGAGGAGAATGCGGTCGATGCGTCCTAACCGGCTTCTATAATAACGAGCTTGACTGTTACAATGCCCTCTAACTAGAGAACTCTACCACGTCCGTCTTCGTGCTTCATTCTATCGAGAAACTTGCCTACACTTAGCGACAATCCTAGGGATCATTCCCCACACGTACGTTAGCCGTACCTGCCCATCAGAATGGCAACCTGTCACTAACGTTTATCTCTTAGAGCCAAGAAACATGTCGACTTCTGCCTCTGTTCAGAATCTGAACAACGAGCGAAACCTGCTGATACCCTCGGAAAACATGAGTACCGACACCCTAGATTCCGGCAATCTCATCGACACCGCTACGGCCATGTCCGCTCTCGTGGATATCCTTGACGGCCAGCCTACTACGCCGCCCTCCCTCTACATCGACCTCGAGGGAGTCAACCTTTCCAGACATGGCACTATATCCATTCTTCAGATCTACGTTCTGCCCCGTCGCCAGGCATACCTCGCcgacatccacatcctcggTGAAAAAGCGTTCTGCGCCCCCAGTTCGGCCACAGGTCGTACCTTCAAGGACATCCTAGAGTCAGAGACCATCCCCAAGGTCTTCTTCGACGTCCGAAACGACTCAGATGCGTTGTTCACCCACTTCCAGATCCGTCTCGCCGGCGTCCAGGACCTGCAACTGATGGAGCTCGCCACGCGCACGTTCCCGCGGAGGTTCGTCTGCGGGCTGGCCCGGTGCATCGAGCGCGATGTCTCTCTGAGCGCAACGGAGAAGAGTTCCTGGCTGGCCACCAAGGAGCGAGGCACCAGGCTTTTTGCGCCCGAGCGTGGGGGAAGTTACCAGGTTTTCAATGAGCGGCCTCTCCATGTGGAAATCCGGCTCTACTGCGTTCAAGAtgtccatctcctccctaGGTTGTGGGCGCACTATGACGGTAAGCTCACAGGAgtttgggaagggagagTGCGTGAGGCTTCGCGGGATAGAGTGGCACTGTCTCAGACGCCTGGCTTCAACGGCAAAGGACAGCATATGGCACTGGCACCAGCTGGTTGGTCTTGGCTGTAATCTGGTTGGTTCTAAAAGCTGTGGGCATTCCGGCAATCTTCTGTAGCACTGTCGCTGTCAGGCACTACCGGGGGTCCAGGGGCTTGACCCCGGTGTTGTCCTGCAAGCAGGGAGCCGTCTTCCCACCCTCGACCCAGCCCCGTCGGGTTCTGTCGGCCGGAGGGAGCATCTTGGGACCAATTAGAAGCAGGCTCTGCATGGCTCGAGGAGACTGTGAGAGCCTTAGAGAGCCATGGACTAGTCCTCAAGGAACGAGGTGCCAAGACCAACATTCCCAAGAATATTTTTGGCCGGTCGCGCTCAACTTTGTTGACGTGTCACGTGACATCCACTTGAAAGGCAAAAATAAGTCAGCAGCTTGGAGCGGGGCAAAAGATCGATAAAGACCCAACCCCTCTTCGCATCAGACGTCACCGTCGCTGGCAGCCGCAAGGTGAATCGCTTTCTGTTCATTATTAATCTCGTACCGAGGCCCCGATAGCGCCGGAGTCTGTAAAGGAAGTATATGACTCCAACTGGATGAGCCCGTTGCAAGAACCGCGCGACGATCGAGTAGAAGTTCTCCAACAACAATGCCAGGAGCTTGGAATGGACTGCTCGGTGTTTATTCTGTCTCACAATGACCTTGAGCCTACTAACGTCATCGTCGGTGGGGACCGGATTGTCGTTATCGACTGGGAGATGGCCGGGTACGCTCCCCTGGAATGGGTGCGGACGAAGTTCGCCGTCTGTGGAGTCTTGAATGTGGAGCGTGTCACCAGACCTAGCGTAGTGCGTGACAACGAGCCCCCAGTGCGGATTGAGTACAACGACGAGTACAGGGTGCGGGTTGAGCAGAGGCTTGGAGAGATGGGATTCGCAGAGGTCACCGCGGCATATCAAACGTTGCCTGACGCCCGCGAGGTGGAGTGGAAGAAAAACCGGCCCTGGCTTCAGTAAACGGCTCGCGGGAATGATGTACGTAGAGGGAGACACGGTCACGGAGTAGCGGAGTGGGCTCGGCGGCGGAGCGAGGCGTGCTCACCCGGGGTCgtcacagcaacaacgagGATGACACTGCCAGTGTGATGTTTTGTGTTACGATCAATTAAACCTTATGCTATccacccaccaacctcacggCTCTTCCGGGCCTTatcctttcctcctcttcggctcACTCCTCTTCGGCTCACTGAATGAGGTACTTGGCCAGTCGCTCCTGGGCACGCCTGCCCTCGTCGTACTCTCCAAAcacctccttgatcttctcctcaaaGCCTTTGTACGACTTGAAGCATTTTTTGGTGACATCCTTTCTCTCGTCGTGCTTATTGTCGAAGTAGTCTCCCAAGATCGGCTCGAACCAGGTGAGTGCTTTGTCCTTGAGCCTGGACGCAGCGTACACAACCTTGGATTCCTCGTCTGGGAAGCAGGAAGGGTAGTACCAAAAGTATGCCTTGAGTTGGATCAAAAATCCTCCCAGCTCTCCCTTTGCACCTCCATAGCGGTCGGGTGCCTCGAGCTTAGCACGCTCCCCTTCCTTGCGCAAAGTACCAATCTCCTGGTGGAGCATAGCGTTCTCCTGCGTGAGGGTATCGTGGGAAAGGCGTGACTTATCCTCAAGCTCTAGGATACGAGCGAGAAGCTGGTcgatggtgggttgggtcgaAGTTCCCCCCTGAGTATTGACGTTCCCAGCCATGGCGTTAACTTGGCGCCTTTAACTTATCCGTGACAGAGTTGAAGTGAGTATGTAacgtgtgacgaacccctgtacagaacctctgaaagggatacagGTTGAAGGCAACTTCTGGtatttttgttttgataGCTTTGGATTTTAATTTGCAGTATTGAAATCTGTAAATAAATTCAAGGGTAATAGTACTTCGTAGTACTTGCAAGATTGTGGCGGTACCAGAGCCCAGTCTCTCTAAGAGTGATTCTTTAAAGGTTAGTCTGGGTTGTAAAAGGGTGTAGCCAAACCGGTGCATGGCAAGGTGCTGTCTCAACGAGTTACCTTCACAAGATAATTAGTTCTGATTGGTTCGGGACGTCCCGTGCTTTTGCGTGCGCTGCCTAGCTGCCAATCCATCAACGCCCAACACGAGGGGTCGAGCCCACCGAGACTCGCAATACCATGGTCAACCGTCCCGTGTCTCTCTCTAACAGCAGCTGCACCTCTGAACAGCTTGCGTTCTCCTACTCTACCCTTGCGGGCCCCTCATCACGATCGGTCGAAGCCCGCGATAGTTCTTAAACACATTACAAAGGGTCTTCCTCATACACTATAACTACCCAGTAAGATAAATGCCAACACCAGACAATCGCGGCGCGCTATTTACTTCAGTTTCTGATTGTTTTGTTCCCGCAGATCGCAAATATCCTCGTCTATCTATCGCACCTACCGCCCCGCCCTTTCACCTTTCCGGTCGAGCCTCGGCGGTCCCGAACCATGCGTCTCCtggaaggtgatgatgccGGCGAGATCCGCCCGACGAAGGACCTGTCCAGCGACAAGATTCCGCCATATGCGATTCTTTCACACACATGGGgcctgatgaggaggaagtcaGCTACAAAGATTTAAAGGACGGCAGAGCCGTAAGCAAACTCGGCTACAACAAGATCCGGTTTTGCGCAGATCAAGCTTGGCGTGGCGGGCTGAAATTCTTCTGAGTAGACACATGCTGTATCGATAAGTCCAACAGCACTGAGCTTCAGGAGGCGATCAACTCTATGTTCAGGTGGTATCGCGATGCGGCTAAGTGCTATGTCTATCTTACAGACGTCTCAACATACAGGCGAGACGCCGACGGCGATCCTAGTTGGAAATGGGCTTTTCAGAAATGCAAATGGTTTACTCGAGGATGGACCCTCCAAGAACTTATTGCTCCGACATCAGTCGTATTCTTTTCAAGGGAGAAGGCGCGTATTGGAGACAGGAACTCTCTAGAGCGAATGATCCACAACGTAACGGGAATTCCCCTCGAGGCCCTCCGAGGTAGTCCTTTGTCTGATTTCAGTGTCCATGACCGGATGGCATGGATGAAGCAACGCAATACAACACGTGAAGAAGACATGGCATACTCGCTTTTCGGTATCTTCGACGTCCATCTGCCTCTTATCTACGgcgaaggaaaagagaaggcCCTTGAGCGGTTGCGAGAGAAGATTGGGAAGGATGACGGCTGTCTGGCCGACCTGCGTGTCACCGACTCTCGCCACGATAAGAAGCGGATCGAAGCTGCCAAGGGCGGCCTCCTGAAAGACTCCTACTGTTGGGTTCTCAGCAACGTCCAATTCCAACAATGGCGCGACGGTGACGATCAACGGCTGCTCTGGATCAAAGGCGACcccggcaaaggcaagactatgttgctctgcggcaTCATCGACAAATTAAAAAAGTCTACACCACCTGGCCTtctatccttcttcttttgccaAGCCACCGACCCGCGCATTAATAATGCCACTGCCGTCCTCCGCGGTCTAATCTACCTTCTTGTcagccaacaaccagcaCTCATCTCACACGTACGACGACCTTATGATCATGCAGGAAAAAAGATGTTTGAGGGTCCTAACGTATGGGTTGTCCTGTGTGAGATCTTTATTAGCATTCTACAAGATCCCGGCTTGAGAATGACGTATTTGATCATCGACGCGCTTGATGAATGCGTGACAGACTTGCCgcagcttctcgagctgATCACCCGGACCTCAtgcacatcctccccaatcaaGTGGATCGTCTCGAGTCGCAATCGGCCGGATATCGAAGAGCAATTGGAAACAGCCACGCAGAAAGCGAGGTTAAGCCTCGAGCTCAACGCCGAATCTATCTCTACTGCTGTCAACGCATTTATCCAAAACAGGATAGATCAACTGGCACCGAAAACGAAATACGATGCCAACATGATAGGCAAGATTCAGGATTACTTACACTCCCACGCAAATGGCACGTTTCTGTGGGTGGCGTTGGTCTGCCAGGCGCTCGCGGATCCGAAGGTTAAGAAGCGGCATATATTAGCAAAGTTACAGACATTTCCGCGCGGACTAGACTCTTTATATGCGCGGACGCTGGAGCAGATTGGCCATTCCGAGGATGCAGAGCTTTGCAAGCAGATTCTTGCCGTCGCCGCAGCCGTTCGCCGACCTATCAGCCTTGATGAACTCGCCTCTCTTATTGAGTTGCCGGATGACGTTTCCGATGATCTGGAGTCCTTGGAAGAGATTTTTAAGCTTTGCGGCTCGTTTTTGATCATCCGAGAACGAACGGTCTATTTCGTCCACCAATCGGCCAAGGACTTTCTCCTCGGCACGGCTTCGGACAAAGCCTCCAACAAAGCTTCTCAAGAAGCTTTCAAGCTGGTTTTCCCTActgggatggaggatgtgagCTATATTATCCTCTGGAGGTCACTGAATGTTATGTCTCAGAAGCTGCGACGAGACATATACTGCTTAAATGCACCGGGATTCTTGATTGACAACGTCCGAGTGCCAGACCCGGACCCGCTAGCAACGGTACGATATTCATGCATCTACTGGATTGACCATTTACGTGATTTGGTCTCTAGCACAAGCTTAAAATGGGTTCATCTTCtacaagatgatggggatatCCACAGATCCCTTACAACGAAGTATCTTTACTGGCTTGAAGCTCTTAGTCTACTCCGAGCTTTACCAGAGGGCATCAATGCCATACGACAGTTAGAGAGCTTATTGGTAAGTATGAGACCACTAAATGCTATAAGCTGGTCTAACAGTAGTATAGGGACATACCATTCAAGGGAGGTTGATAGCTATCGTCCGGGATGCATATCGATTTGCGCTGTCCTACAGGGTGATAATTGAGAAAGCCCCTCTTCAAGCATATACATCAGCCCTTATATTTGCACCGACTGACAGTATGATAAAGAAATTCTTTAAGAAGGAAGAGCCTGGCTGGATTAGCACAATATCAGTTGTAGAAGCGGAATGGAATGCCTGcacacagacgttagagggccatggcggcagcGTCCAGTCGGTcgcgtctcagacacgggttcactgtcaacaacaggttgttctaacaaagagctactgagagtagattgtagacaaatgaacttgattgcttgcatgaggaatcagattcctcgacatggggagcgctgggcactcccccctatttatgtgaagctgtctacatatgtttctgaagtatctttgtaccttgctcagtgtgctcagtggtcttggccactgatcagactgagcacctcctgattggtcgtatgggagcttatgggtctttccatccctggcccaacgattggccgaggtgtcccagcacctcgggtaccacccagtggttcctgtacgggagtattacgcttgggtCGTAACACAGGGCTTTAGAAATGGCCAAGCTTGGACCTGTGAAAGCACCCACGTGACTCTCACGTGCCACACTTCAACTTGCCCTCTATGTCACCTGATTTCTCCTCTGCATCACCGTTTGCTTCGCTCCATCCACCGGCCCATCATTGTCAGCGTGATCTGGATCTTGGCCCTCTGCTGTGCTGACTTCCTCACAAGCCGCTCTTTGGTGGACAGCTCTGGTTTCTGTAAGTATGTAAATATAAAATGGAACTGTAGTTAAGATAAGTGGTATTTTGGTttatatgacgattcaactaggcctttaccttgacttGAAAATTCGttattcgaacttaagctggttaatttAGACATTTCGAgatcaaacacatttttcccaagctgaaattgacagggtggtagggtggaagaggcagtgctgctcctaactacacaTCCCGCCCAAGTctaaaagcggcaatacatttcccttgaccgggaagaacgTTTAGGGATCTAACATTGTCACGTAAGTTACTAATGCACGTCTTCAGGCCAGACTGGAATGAATTTGGACCAGATGGTACAGCTCAGGTAAAGGTGTGCTGTGATGCTGATAATTTTATCAAGGTCCCAAGGTCTCTTTTGTTATGACTTCTTTGTTTACGTTTCCagagcccctgaacccctgacTCTGTGAGTGGATCCGTCCCTGCTGGACAAAACAAAATCTCCTCTTACGAGCGAAAACAAAGAGGCTGCCTCTTCTGTTGCAGGTATGCTTCTTACTGGGGTTCTCTGAGGTTAAATGGAAAAGAAACCGACAGCCGAGCCAATGGGCCCCAGTCGGAACAATGTGCCGTAGTTTCATGATATGAATCATCATCCATTTGGTTGCATACTGCAAAGTGGTCTTCGTACTGTGCTAGATGCAGAGCTGCGTGTCATACATCACATAACCTCGGGATGGTCGCGGATCAAATCCCTTACCTCCATCAAAAAAGCAAGGAGCACCAATGATAGACATTAACTTGGGAATTTGCCGCCCGACTCCAGTGTCCTTTCTCCTAACTATCCAGGTAATCCTTAGGCGGTTTCAATGGTTTAGATCTCATTCTGTGTTCTTTAGCTATAGGGCAGGGGAAGAGGCAGGGAAACAGGACACCGGTGCAATAAGATGAACCCTTAAAATTCTTGTCATGAACATCTGCTATTACTTCTCTACCCTTATACTTCTCTCATTGTTGACTAGGTAGAGTGCCGGGCGcttcctcctgcttcggGCAATGTTCTTTAGGTGTGTCTGAGAGCAGTTCGTTCGACGATCCCTTCTGATCATACGGTGCCGCATACGGGGTatatggcggcggtggctcTATCTCGGAAGATTGAGTATCCCTGACTCGTATTTAAGTTTTGTTGGCCCCTTGGTGGCTTCTTTGGTGGGAACTGGATTGCCTTCTGTTCTAGAAGCAGGCGATTGCTGTCTCCGCCAGGGTTTCAATGACGGCTTCTGGGAGAAAATCTGTATCAATCTAAGATCGTCCTATCAACCTTTGCCGTGTTAGACGGTCCTTGATAACAGTACAAGCCATGGTTCCAATCGGAATGGTGAGAACTTGCCTTTGTCAACACAATTGGTGTGATAAACCAGTACCGCGCAACTCCACCGAAGTCACTGCTGGGTTTCTGTTTTGATTGTCTGTTGAAAGTTGTCCATGGATGTTGGGTGAGGGTAGCAAACCACAGACTTACATCTATGTGGAATTTGCCCTTGCCGCAAATTTCTTGCAGAGTCAGGATAAGGCGTTGGATGTCTCCGCCCTCGATCGTGCAGGAAGATAGGTGCCAGTCAGACGAATAATCGTCAGGAACAGGAACAGATCCCTGATGGGATACCCGGATTTCATCCTCTGTAGAATAAGGGAGAGGAGATATGGTTGGCTCTTCCTGGCCGGTTAGGTGAACAAGAGGTAAACCTCCAAGCTCTTTTAAGCTGTTGAGAGCTGACTCGGAGGGTGGGGAAAATATTCTAGTTGGTGGGAGCAACAAGAGACCGCTTCTTAACCAGCTCAGAAGTGGCGGTGCAAGGTACGGGCAGTCAGGTCAGCTTTGCATACTGCACAGTGTAAAACGACGGCTCAGCATTTTGCTCCGTCGTTGCGGCCTTAAACCTTTGCACTGAGAAACAAGCACTaatacctacctatcacATGGGTTGGTCTGCTCCTTTATCTTTGTGCATGATTTGTACGGTTGCATAAGTCCATGGTGAAGATGCATAAAATCAAGTGTGCTCGTTTGGCCTTGCGGGCGCTTAGCACCGTGTGCAAACGTATAGGGTAAGGTAGCCAAAAATAGCACATTGGGCCCCTGTTGTTATGGGCCCAACGCGACGAAAAAACATGGTGGGGAAGACAGACTCTACTCAATGTTCAAAAACAACAATACATCATGGATTGGCCACGAGTAGTAAATCCAATATTGACAATTGAAGACAATGACTGTCTATTTGAGTATGATTGCCTGTCAACTATCGTGTCGAAGGTGCTCCGCAACCATGTAAGTAACCCCATAAGGGAATGCATTTGCCTGATAGATGTGTTGAAATGGGAACTGATGAGTTATCTCATAGGGGAGAGAAACCGAAAGTATTGATCTGAGGAGCGATGGGGATTGGAGCCACTGGTTTCAGGTATTTTATCTCCATGGATAAGAATACATTCGGGTATGGCAGAGGGAACTCACACGACGGCTCAAGAGTCA encodes the following:
- a CDS encoding hypothetical protein (COG:L; EggNog:ENOG503P2A7) produces the protein MSRIEENAPRNMSTSASVQNLNNERNLLIPSENMSTDTLDSGNLIDTATAMSALVDILDGQPTTPPSLYIDLEGVNLSRHGTISILQIYVLPRRQAYLADIHILGEKAFCAPSSATGRTFKDILESETIPKVFFDVRNDSDALFTHFQIRLAGVQDLQLMELATRTFPRRFVCGLARCIERDVSLSATEKSSWLATKERGTRLFAPERGGSYQVFNERPLHVEIRLYCVQDVHLLPRLWAHYDGKLTGVWEGRVREASRDRVALSQTPGFNGKGQHMALAPAGWSWL